One region of Flavobacterium sp. GSB-24 genomic DNA includes:
- a CDS encoding GDP-L-fucose synthase, which yields MNLKDKIYIAGHRGMVGSAILRQLKTKGYTNFVLKTSSELDLRKQQDVADFFAEEKPDYVFLAAAKVGGIIANNTYKGDFIYENLMIQNNIIHQSYLNNVKKLMFLGSSCIYPKMAPQPLKEEYMLTGELEPTNEPYAIAKIAGIKMCDAYRDQFGCNFISVMPTNLYGPNDNYDLKNSHVLPAMLRKFITAKRNNDTSVTIWGTGSPKREFLHADDLAEACLYLMENYNEQGLVNIGVGEDISILDLAILVKKVVGFEGEILTDTSKPDGTPRKLMDVSKLNGFGWKAKTSLEEGIQKVYDEIKDINWE from the coding sequence ATGAATTTAAAAGATAAAATATATATAGCTGGACACCGTGGAATGGTGGGCTCGGCTATTTTGCGTCAACTGAAAACAAAAGGATATACCAATTTTGTTTTGAAGACTTCTTCAGAGTTAGATTTAAGAAAGCAGCAAGATGTTGCAGATTTCTTTGCTGAAGAAAAACCTGATTATGTTTTTTTAGCCGCTGCTAAAGTTGGAGGAATTATAGCAAATAATACTTACAAAGGAGATTTCATTTACGAAAATCTGATGATACAAAATAATATAATTCATCAATCTTACTTAAACAATGTAAAGAAGTTGATGTTTTTAGGTTCTTCATGTATTTATCCTAAAATGGCTCCTCAGCCATTAAAGGAAGAATACATGCTTACAGGAGAACTAGAGCCTACAAACGAACCTTATGCTATTGCAAAAATTGCAGGAATAAAAATGTGTGATGCATACAGGGATCAATTTGGATGTAATTTTATTTCTGTTATGCCAACAAATCTGTATGGACCTAATGATAATTACGATTTAAAGAATTCTCATGTTCTTCCGGCAATGTTAAGAAAATTTATTACTGCAAAACGCAATAATGATACTTCCGTAACAATTTGGGGAACTGGAAGTCCAAAAAGAGAATTTCTGCATGCAGATGATCTCGCCGAAGCTTGTTTGTATTTAATGGAAAATTACAATGAACAAGGATTAGTAAATATCGGAGTAGGAGAAGATATCTCAATTTTAGATCTAGCTATTTTGGTTAAAAAAGTAGTTGGTTTTGAAGGTGAAATTTTAACAGATACTTCTAAACCAGATGGTACGCCTCGTAAATTAATGGATGTCTCTAAATTAAATGGTTTTGGCTGGAAAGCAAAAACAAGTTTAGAAGAAGGAATTCAGAAAGTTTACGATGAAATTAAAGATATTAATTGGGAATAA
- a CDS encoding glycosyltransferase family 2 protein, whose translation MLERNNELPLVSIIVPAYNHEKYIENCIDSIINQSYKNIEVIIINDGSTDRTLSKLSSYKNFEQVKIINQENKGLCKTLNLGLSLTKGKYISILASDDYLINDKLEKQVAFLEYNPQYGMCCAKAYEVDDAGKNLGTVGAVVDENELSFQNLLDGNKIAILTALLKSNVFDEVGGFDEGLYMEDWDMWLRVSNKYKIGFLNEFVAYYRKHETNISSKINLMERCKIQTIKKWRNLDNYPIVYKRQILRSFNELAGKDKINAFKFIKEVIPFWYAPYFYRGFLKLLVKW comes from the coding sequence ATGTTAGAAAGAAATAACGAATTGCCACTTGTATCGATTATTGTACCGGCTTATAATCATGAGAAGTATATTGAAAACTGTATTGATAGTATTATTAATCAAAGTTACAAGAACATTGAAGTTATCATTATAAATGACGGATCTACTGATAGAACATTAAGTAAGCTTTCTTCTTACAAAAACTTTGAGCAGGTAAAAATAATTAACCAAGAAAATAAAGGCTTATGCAAAACACTTAATCTTGGTCTTTCTTTAACAAAAGGAAAGTACATTTCCATATTAGCATCAGATGATTATTTGATTAATGATAAGCTTGAAAAGCAAGTAGCTTTTTTAGAATATAATCCTCAATATGGTATGTGCTGTGCAAAAGCATATGAAGTTGATGACGCAGGTAAAAATTTGGGTACAGTTGGAGCTGTAGTTGATGAAAACGAATTATCGTTTCAAAATCTTTTAGACGGAAATAAGATAGCTATATTAACGGCATTACTAAAAAGTAATGTGTTTGATGAGGTTGGAGGTTTTGATGAGGGTTTATATATGGAAGATTGGGATATGTGGCTTAGGGTTTCAAACAAATATAAAATAGGCTTTTTAAACGAATTTGTGGCCTATTATAGAAAACATGAAACAAATATTTCTAGTAAGATTAATCTAATGGAAAGATGCAAAATTCAAACTATAAAAAAATGGAGAAATTTAGATAACTATCCGATAGTTTATAAGCGTCAAATATTAAGATCCTTTAATGAATTAGCCGGAAAAGATAAAATTAACGCATTTAAATTTATAAAAGAAGTGATTCCATTTTGGTATGCTCCCTATTTTTATAGAGGGTTTTTAAAATTATTGGTTAAATGGTAA
- a CDS encoding glycosyltransferase family 4 protein — MEYTILGIILMIIMLLYFKVADRFNIIDKPNQRSSHTEITLRGGGIIFWFSALIYFVQHIQTNYFFFTGITLVSLVSFWDDIQSLPNKIRISIHFLSITLIFIDLGLFDFFPIWGTFIVYILTIGLINAYNFMDGINGITGIYTLTVMGSLLYVNSNIQLFSDGSFIKYAMIASLVFLFFNYRKKAKCFAGDVGSIAIAFWVIYLVLKLILATNSLIWLLFLAVYGVDAICTIMHRLYLKQNIFEAHRLHFYQILSNEYKIQHRLVALLYGLIQAAISLLVVSLYQKNNDLIIFIIVILPLLIIYSFKFYLLNKSNLRLKA, encoded by the coding sequence ATGGAATATACAATTTTAGGAATTATTTTAATGATCATAATGCTGCTTTATTTTAAAGTGGCAGATCGTTTTAATATAATAGATAAACCTAATCAAAGAAGTTCTCATACAGAAATAACTTTAAGAGGAGGAGGGATTATTTTTTGGTTTTCAGCGCTAATCTATTTTGTTCAGCATATTCAAACAAATTATTTCTTCTTTACAGGAATAACACTTGTGAGTTTAGTTAGTTTTTGGGATGATATTCAAAGTTTACCAAATAAGATTAGAATTTCAATTCATTTTCTTTCTATCACTTTGATTTTTATTGATTTAGGTTTGTTTGATTTTTTTCCAATTTGGGGGACATTTATTGTATACATTTTAACTATCGGTTTAATAAATGCTTATAATTTCATGGACGGAATTAATGGTATTACTGGTATCTATACTTTAACTGTGATGGGATCTCTGCTGTATGTAAATTCAAATATTCAGCTATTTTCAGACGGAAGTTTTATAAAATATGCAATGATTGCAAGTTTGGTCTTTTTGTTTTTTAATTATAGAAAAAAAGCAAAATGTTTTGCAGGAGATGTTGGGAGTATTGCCATAGCATTTTGGGTAATTTATCTCGTTTTAAAACTAATTCTCGCAACAAATTCATTGATTTGGCTCTTATTTCTAGCAGTATATGGAGTTGATGCTATTTGTACTATTATGCATCGTTTGTATTTGAAACAAAATATATTTGAAGCACATCGTTTACACTTTTATCAAATTCTAAGCAATGAATATAAAATACAGCACAGATTGGTAGCGCTGTTATATGGATTAATTCAAGCTGCAATCTCATTATTAGTTGTAAGCCTTTATCAAAAAAATAATGATTTAATTATTTTTATAATAGTAATTCTGCCTTTACTTATTATTTATTCGTTTAAGTTTTATTTGTTAAATAAAAGTAATTTGAGATTAAAAGCATGA
- a CDS encoding glycosyltransferase yields MVNKKNILLITSAQYGYHTDSYFYADLLSKYYNVFYLGYDHGGEYFETKNVHVFHVPFKLGKIKSRIAMMKLASTLHKKETFTHTMIFYFTFSSLFKFCLGDSIQIMDIRTSFVFNSKLKRYAYNRLMCLETSLFKHVTIISKSLQKYLRITKEAHVLPLGAPDFITNEKEFSSLKLMYVGTFYDRNIEQTVFGFHRFLIGSGFPKDVKYTIIGFGSEEEKIKINNAIKDNNLEEYIDFKGEIRYPALTSYFLESNVGISFIPLTSYYDCQPPTKTFEYLLNGMAVLATKTSENALVINRSNGVLIGDSTQEFSEGLVELYRLRKTFNSNLIKQKASKFTWEYIVENNLHLYLESLQK; encoded by the coding sequence ATGGTAAATAAAAAAAATATTTTATTAATCACTTCTGCTCAATATGGTTACCATACTGATAGTTATTTTTACGCAGATTTATTATCAAAATACTATAACGTGTTTTATTTGGGCTACGATCATGGAGGTGAATATTTTGAGACTAAAAATGTTCATGTTTTTCATGTACCTTTTAAATTAGGTAAAATTAAAAGCAGAATTGCAATGATGAAGCTGGCATCAACTTTACATAAAAAAGAAACTTTTACACATACAATGATTTTTTATTTTACATTTTCTAGTTTGTTTAAGTTTTGTTTAGGAGATTCTATCCAGATTATGGATATTAGAACAAGTTTTGTTTTTAATAGTAAATTAAAAAGATATGCGTATAATCGACTAATGTGCTTGGAAACTAGTCTTTTTAAACATGTTACAATTATTTCAAAAAGTTTGCAAAAATATTTGAGAATTACTAAAGAGGCGCATGTTCTGCCATTAGGAGCACCCGATTTCATTACTAATGAAAAAGAATTCAGTTCGTTAAAATTAATGTATGTGGGAACATTTTATGATAGAAATATTGAACAAACAGTATTTGGATTTCATCGATTTTTAATCGGTTCTGGTTTTCCCAAAGATGTTAAATATACGATAATAGGATTTGGTAGTGAAGAGGAAAAAATAAAAATAAATAATGCTATAAAGGATAATAATCTAGAAGAATATATAGATTTCAAGGGAGAAATACGTTATCCGGCTTTAACTAGTTATTTTTTAGAAAGTAATGTTGGCATTTCCTTTATCCCGCTTACTTCATATTATGACTGTCAACCACCTACAAAAACTTTTGAATATCTTTTAAACGGTATGGCAGTATTAGCTACGAAGACAAGTGAAAATGCGTTGGTTATCAATAGATCGAATGGCGTTTTAATTGGAGATTCCACACAAGAATTTTCAGAAGGTTTAGTAGAACTTTATAGATTAAGAAAGACTTTTAATAGTAACTTAATTAAACAAAAAGCAAGTAAATTTACTTGGGAATATATTGTGGAAAATAATTTACATCTATATTTAGAGTCATTACAGAAATAA
- a CDS encoding NAD-dependent epimerase/dehydratase family protein: MINNIQNKSVIITGLSGFVGSNLKLYLKDSYKIVPLSTRYLPNQQFEINTDVIIHLAGKAHDLKKVSVPQDYYDSNFELTKQLFDAFLISGSSVFIFMSTVKAVADEVKGVLKEDEIPNPKTHYGIAKHQAENYILNKKLPDGKRVFILRPCMIHGPGNKGNLNLLYQLVSRGLPWPLGAFENKRSFLSIENLCFAIRELMENERIPSGIFNVADDDPLSTNELLELLGVSLGKKKRILNLPRKVINSIAKLGDVLRLPLNRERLQKLTENYIVSNEKIVKELGKSFPVKSKEGLLKTFESFKKIKKIKK; encoded by the coding sequence GTGATAAATAATATACAAAATAAAAGTGTGATTATTACCGGTTTATCTGGATTTGTAGGCTCAAATCTTAAACTCTATTTAAAAGACTCATATAAAATTGTACCATTAAGTACACGTTATTTGCCTAATCAACAATTTGAAATTAATACAGATGTGATCATTCATCTTGCTGGTAAGGCACACGATTTAAAAAAAGTTTCTGTACCTCAAGATTATTACGATAGTAATTTTGAATTGACTAAACAGTTATTTGATGCTTTTTTAATTTCAGGTTCAAGTGTTTTTATTTTTATGAGTACAGTAAAAGCAGTTGCAGATGAAGTAAAAGGCGTTTTGAAAGAAGATGAAATTCCAAATCCAAAAACACATTACGGTATAGCAAAGCACCAGGCAGAAAATTATATATTGAATAAGAAATTGCCAGATGGTAAAAGGGTTTTCATACTTAGACCTTGTATGATTCACGGTCCTGGTAATAAAGGCAATCTGAATTTATTGTATCAATTAGTTTCAAGAGGTTTACCATGGCCACTAGGCGCATTTGAAAATAAAAGATCTTTTTTGAGTATAGAAAATCTTTGTTTTGCTATTAGAGAGTTGATGGAAAACGAGAGAATACCTTCGGGGATTTTTAATGTAGCAGATGATGATCCATTGTCTACCAATGAATTATTGGAATTGTTAGGGGTAAGTTTAGGAAAAAAAAAGAGAATATTAAATTTACCACGAAAAGTTATTAATTCGATTGCTAAATTAGGAGACGTCTTGCGCTTGCCATTAAATAGAGAACGTTTACAGAAGCTAACAGAAAATTACATTGTTAGTAACGAAAAGATTGTAAAAGAATTAGGGAAATCTTTTCCCGTAAAGTCAAAAGAGGGGTTGTTGAAGACTTTTGAGTCATTTAAAAAAATAAAAAAAATAAAAAAATGA
- a CDS encoding glycosyltransferase family 1 protein: MKNYKGVLGINLLNFNSDKLAGAGYFIKRIFYQLQLENFNKRIVIFVPNNLDVSKVFDLDCNKLDFEIVKIAGINSFIKRIIFEQTLFISYLRKLDYYYSPTPALPILLKVFLPNIKSIVTIHDLIPFYFPKKYPFFRRLYVKLITKLGAKFADTIITVSKSTKKDLISHFDISHDKIVIVYNFIPELIKEEESIINKYFVTVSTIEPGKNLINIIKAFYEFQRSDKGKDFLFYICGKDGWDSKNIYSLVDELGLQDKIVFTGYLEEDKKNDLIKGSYAMIYVSFYEGFGIPPLEAMYYSKPSIVSNNSSLPEVVGLTGLLCNPNNSVEICSAMKEMLLQRSSLIKNIPSQLEFFDPSKQLEIFINAIYVK, from the coding sequence ATGAAAAATTATAAAGGGGTACTTGGGATTAATTTATTAAATTTCAACTCTGATAAATTAGCCGGCGCAGGATATTTTATTAAGCGAATATTTTATCAGTTACAACTTGAAAACTTCAACAAAAGAATTGTAATTTTCGTTCCTAATAACTTAGACGTATCAAAGGTTTTTGATCTAGATTGTAATAAATTAGATTTTGAAATTGTTAAAATCGCAGGAATTAATTCGTTTATTAAAAGAATAATTTTTGAGCAGACATTATTTATTTCTTACTTAAGGAAATTGGATTATTACTATAGTCCAACGCCTGCATTACCGATTTTATTAAAAGTATTTTTGCCTAATATTAAGAGTATTGTTACTATTCATGATTTAATACCCTTTTATTTTCCTAAAAAATATCCTTTTTTTAGAAGATTATATGTGAAATTGATCACAAAATTAGGAGCTAAGTTTGCTGATACAATTATTACAGTTTCGAAATCTACTAAAAAGGATTTAATCTCACATTTTGACATTAGCCACGATAAAATAGTTATTGTTTATAATTTTATTCCTGAATTGATTAAGGAAGAAGAATCTATTATTAATAAATATTTTGTTACGGTATCTACAATTGAGCCAGGCAAAAATTTGATTAATATTATTAAGGCTTTCTATGAATTTCAACGCTCAGATAAGGGCAAAGATTTTCTTTTTTACATTTGTGGTAAAGATGGATGGGATAGTAAGAATATATATAGTCTTGTTGATGAACTAGGTCTGCAAGACAAGATTGTCTTTACTGGATATTTAGAAGAAGATAAAAAAAATGATCTTATAAAAGGAAGCTACGCAATGATTTATGTTAGTTTTTATGAAGGATTTGGGATTCCACCGCTTGAAGCAATGTACTATTCTAAGCCATCTATTGTTTCAAACAATTCTTCATTACCAGAAGTCGTTGGTTTGACAGGTCTATTATGTAATCCTAATAATTCTGTAGAAATTTGTTCAGCTATGAAAGAAATGCTTCTTCAAAGGAGCAGTTTAATAAAAAATATTCCATCGCAATTAGAGTTTTTTGACCCTTCTAAACAATTAGAAATATTTATCAATGCGATTTATGTTAAATAG
- a CDS encoding glycosyltransferase family 2 protein: MSVSIILVNYNTKDFTLQCINSIYNHTREVDFEIIVVDNNSTDQSVEAIQDQFKDVIVIKNTENKGFGAANNIGINYATKKYVFLLNTDTELISNSIMELFNRMESKECQHILCSGVNIIYPDFEPQESYGNYPSLKGIFLGMSGLKVFFRKYYDRYLATGKICDFNNVKEVDHIVGVAMFINKEKLINQVGLFDEDFFLYFEETELCYRIIKNNFKICLFPDLKIIHHLSKSMSSNLKKHIYFERSRYLYFKKTGMKFPGLIKAVSFLSFLRYSITQRDIKYIYSIKQLYEKL; encoded by the coding sequence ATGTCAGTATCAATTATTCTAGTAAATTATAATACAAAAGATTTTACTCTACAATGTATAAATTCAATATATAATCATACGAGAGAGGTTGATTTCGAAATCATTGTTGTTGACAATAATTCTACTGATCAATCCGTAGAAGCAATTCAAGATCAATTCAAAGACGTTATTGTAATAAAAAATACTGAAAATAAAGGATTCGGTGCGGCTAATAACATAGGTATTAATTATGCTACTAAAAAATATGTTTTTTTATTAAACACTGATACTGAGTTAATAAGTAATTCCATAATGGAATTATTCAACCGAATGGAATCCAAAGAATGTCAGCATATCTTGTGTTCAGGTGTTAATATCATTTATCCGGATTTTGAACCACAAGAGTCGTACGGTAATTACCCCTCTTTAAAAGGGATTTTTCTTGGAATGTCTGGATTAAAGGTTTTTTTTCGTAAATATTATGATCGTTATTTAGCAACTGGTAAAATTTGTGATTTCAATAATGTTAAGGAAGTTGATCACATTGTTGGTGTGGCAATGTTTATTAATAAAGAAAAATTAATTAATCAAGTTGGTTTATTTGATGAAGATTTCTTTTTATATTTTGAAGAAACTGAATTATGTTACAGGATAATAAAAAACAATTTTAAAATTTGTTTGTTTCCTGATCTAAAAATTATACATCATTTAAGTAAATCCATGTCGTCTAATTTAAAAAAACATATTTATTTTGAAAGGAGTAGATATCTATATTTTAAGAAAACTGGAATGAAATTTCCTGGTCTGATAAAGGCGGTTTCATTTTTGTCATTTCTCAGGTATAGTATAACACAAAGAGATATTAAATATATCTATTCAATTAAGCAATTGTATGAAAAATTATAA
- a CDS encoding EpsG family protein, translating into MLIFIILFCLLIPGCFFFKKSIYSGLFLFGVIIVLALFAGFRGQIDNDYNSYLAMFEMIKKPSEYFTDYSTFSYLEPFYYLIPAVYKLLPFDSYVLLFVFFAFLGVGFKLLSIWKLSDNIGLAVITYFSFFFLLHEMTQIRIGIASGIMLISISMIKERKIFLFVMTILFATCFHYTSLLFLPIYFLDSEKINKKLWTGILTVPFILYVLKIDFIQLISILSFGIFAEKLTVYQSMFELGQFSDKVNILNVRILLQIFLTSLFLYYADFLQSKNKYAVLLLKLSVLSLTFFILFASLPVFAFRFQELFGVVQIVLYPFIFYIVKEKYIGIFVVIFLALLTLLFNLYYLQLLKPYF; encoded by the coding sequence ATGTTAATATTCATAATATTATTTTGCTTGTTAATACCTGGGTGTTTTTTTTTCAAGAAAAGCATTTATAGTGGTCTTTTCTTGTTCGGTGTAATCATTGTTTTAGCTTTATTTGCTGGATTTCGAGGTCAGATTGATAATGATTACAATAGCTATTTAGCTATGTTCGAAATGATAAAAAAACCATCTGAATATTTTACAGATTATTCGACATTTTCTTATTTAGAACCTTTTTACTATCTTATTCCAGCTGTCTATAAGCTTTTACCATTCGACTCCTATGTTCTGCTTTTTGTTTTTTTTGCATTTTTAGGGGTAGGATTTAAATTATTATCAATATGGAAGTTGAGTGATAACATTGGCCTTGCGGTCATTACTTATTTTTCTTTCTTTTTTCTTTTACATGAAATGACTCAAATCAGAATCGGAATAGCTTCTGGTATAATGTTAATTTCTATATCAATGATTAAGGAAAGAAAAATATTTTTATTTGTAATGACAATTTTATTTGCGACTTGCTTTCATTATACGTCACTTTTGTTTTTGCCAATTTATTTTCTTGATTCTGAAAAGATAAATAAGAAATTATGGACGGGAATTTTGACGGTTCCCTTTATACTATATGTATTAAAAATAGATTTTATTCAGTTAATTTCAATTTTAAGTTTTGGTATTTTTGCTGAAAAACTAACTGTATATCAAAGCATGTTTGAATTGGGTCAATTTTCTGATAAAGTAAATATTTTAAATGTTCGGATACTATTACAGATATTTTTAACAAGTTTATTTCTTTACTATGCGGATTTTCTTCAGAGTAAAAACAAATATGCAGTCTTATTGTTAAAACTTTCAGTGCTGTCGCTTACTTTCTTTATTCTATTTGCAAGTCTGCCAGTTTTTGCTTTTCGTTTTCAGGAATTATTTGGCGTAGTTCAGATTGTTCTTTATCCATTTATTTTTTATATCGTTAAGGAAAAATATATTGGGATATTTGTTGTTATCTTCTTAGCATTACTAACTTTGTTGTTCAATTTATATTATCTACAATTGCTTAAACCTTATTTTTAA
- a CDS encoding glycosyltransferase: protein MLNRDLSVVLSVYFKENPTYLRQSLESVINQTLKPKEIVLVKDGALTSELDSVIEEYERNYSKVFKVIALPENKGLANALNVGINNAKYSLIARMDSDDICFNDRFEKQINALNEFNLDIVGGQIIEFGRDINDVISHRIVPCEHSDIVKLLKFRSPFSHPTVLFKKEVFNVLKGYDSSIFPEDYDFFVRAYLGKFKLGNIPDEVLWFRIGENRSEAIKRRWGVKYAKNEFNLYRKFLRISFFNYSDFFKVVFFKIPIRVMPFFMFKFIYYKIAR from the coding sequence ATGTTAAATAGAGATCTTTCCGTTGTTCTATCTGTTTATTTTAAAGAAAACCCTACTTATTTGAGGCAATCCTTGGAATCGGTTATTAATCAAACATTAAAACCAAAAGAAATCGTTTTAGTAAAGGATGGAGCATTAACGTCAGAATTAGATTCTGTAATTGAAGAATATGAACGAAATTATTCGAAAGTTTTTAAAGTAATAGCCTTGCCTGAGAACAAAGGCCTTGCAAATGCACTTAATGTTGGAATAAATAATGCAAAATATTCATTAATAGCAAGAATGGATTCTGATGATATTTGCTTTAATGATAGGTTTGAGAAACAGATAAATGCTTTAAATGAATTCAATTTAGATATAGTTGGTGGACAAATAATAGAATTTGGTAGAGATATTAATGATGTAATATCACATAGGATAGTACCTTGTGAACATTCTGATATAGTAAAATTACTTAAATTTAGATCTCCATTTTCGCACCCAACTGTTTTGTTTAAGAAAGAAGTTTTTAATGTTTTAAAAGGATATGATTCATCAATTTTTCCCGAAGATTACGATTTTTTTGTAAGAGCTTATTTGGGAAAATTTAAACTTGGAAATATTCCAGATGAAGTTTTATGGTTTAGAATAGGAGAAAATAGATCTGAAGCAATAAAAAGAAGATGGGGAGTTAAGTATGCAAAAAATGAATTTAATCTTTATAGAAAATTCTTGCGAATTAGTTTTTTTAATTATTCCGATTTTTTTAAGGTGGTTTTCTTTAAGATTCCAATTAGAGTAATGCCTTTTTTTATGTTTAAATTTATTTACTACAAAATTGCAAGATAG
- the gmd gene encoding GDP-mannose 4,6-dehydratase has protein sequence MKVALITGITGQDGSYLAELLLEKGYMVHGVKRRASSFNTQRIDHIYQDQHEAHVNFKLHYGDLTDSTNVIRIIQEVQPDEIYNLGAMSHVKVSFDSPEYVANVDGIGTLRILEAVRILGLDKKTRIYQASTSELYGGLAENKNEKGLYDEQSPFYPRSPYGVAKIYGFWITKNYREAYNIFACNGILFNHESPRRGETFVTRKITMATAAIALGEQDCLYLGNLDAQRDWGHAKDYVEAMWRILQQDVAEDYVIAMGETTYVRDFVKMSFAEVGIEIEFKGEGVDEKGYVASCNNPDYQIQIGKQVISVDPQYFRPTEVDLLIGDPTKSKTKLGWVPKYDLAGLVREMMISDLEYVKREKMLNEVRSAIRY, from the coding sequence ATGAAAGTTGCACTTATAACGGGAATTACAGGACAAGATGGTTCATATTTAGCAGAACTATTATTAGAGAAAGGATACATGGTTCATGGTGTTAAGAGAAGAGCTTCTTCTTTCAATACACAACGAATAGATCATATATATCAAGATCAACATGAAGCTCACGTAAATTTTAAGTTGCACTATGGAGATTTGACTGATTCTACTAATGTCATTAGAATTATTCAAGAAGTACAACCTGATGAAATCTATAATTTAGGGGCTATGAGTCACGTAAAAGTGTCTTTTGATTCTCCTGAATATGTTGCTAATGTCGATGGAATTGGTACGCTAAGAATTTTGGAAGCGGTTCGTATTTTAGGTTTAGACAAGAAAACTCGTATTTATCAAGCTTCAACATCTGAATTGTATGGTGGTTTAGCTGAAAATAAAAATGAAAAAGGACTTTATGATGAACAGTCACCTTTCTATCCACGTTCACCTTATGGGGTTGCAAAAATTTACGGTTTTTGGATTACAAAAAATTATAGAGAAGCATATAATATTTTTGCTTGTAACGGTATTTTATTTAATCATGAGTCACCAAGAAGGGGAGAAACTTTTGTAACTCGTAAAATAACAATGGCCACAGCTGCTATTGCTTTGGGAGAACAAGATTGTTTATACTTAGGAAATTTAGATGCTCAACGTGATTGGGGACATGCGAAAGATTACGTAGAAGCTATGTGGCGTATTTTGCAACAAGATGTTGCAGAAGATTATGTAATTGCTATGGGAGAAACTACCTATGTACGTGATTTTGTTAAAATGTCATTTGCAGAAGTTGGAATTGAGATAGAATTTAAAGGAGAAGGAGTAGATGAGAAAGGATATGTTGCATCATGCAATAATCCTGACTATCAAATTCAGATAGGTAAACAAGTAATTTCTGTTGATCCACAATATTTCCGTCCAACAGAAGTTGATTTACTTATTGGTGATCCTACTAAATCAAAAACAAAATTAGGATGGGTTCCTAAATATGATTTGGCTGGGTTAGTGAGAGAAATGATGATATCCGATCTTGAATATGTTAAAAGAGAAAAGATGTTAAATGAAGTAAGATCTGCAATTAGGTACTAA